Proteins encoded in a region of the Gallalistipes aquisgranensis genome:
- a CDS encoding NADH-quinone oxidoreductase subunit N, which yields MDYSNFLYMREELSLVAVMVILLLYDLFAPARSQRRFQLVACLLFGVHTVLNLFPQEEATAFGGMYVYRPMLTVLKSILNVGVLIVFLQAHAWLESEKAVIRRGEFYFLTLSTLLGMYFMMSAGDFLLFFIGLETASIPMATLVAFDKYKRKSAEAGAKYILSAVFASALSLYGISLIYGTTGSLYFDEVAANITGSPLQIMAFVFFIVGMCFKISLVPFHLWTADVYEGAPTSVTSYLSVISKGSAVFVLMVILMKVFGNILTEWRGMLYGVIVLTITVANVFAIRQKNLKRFLAFSSISQAGYLMLGVISANALGMTSLVYYVLVYMVSNLGAFGVISVIEQKTGKVTMDDYDGLYRTHPYLSVVMTLSLFSLAGIPPFAGFFSKFFIFAAAAGEGYYILVLIALLNTIISLYYYLLVVKAMFINPSESPIAPFRSDNYTRVSLVACCAGIILLGILSVVYQQISSFSFGM from the coding sequence ATGGACTATTCGAATTTCTTATATATGCGGGAGGAACTTTCCCTGGTCGCCGTAATGGTGATTCTCCTGCTGTACGATCTGTTCGCTCCGGCCCGCAGCCAGCGGCGGTTCCAGTTGGTGGCCTGCCTCTTGTTCGGGGTGCATACGGTGTTGAATCTCTTTCCGCAGGAGGAGGCGACGGCTTTCGGAGGTATGTATGTCTACCGGCCGATGCTGACCGTTTTGAAAAGCATTCTCAACGTGGGGGTGTTGATCGTTTTCCTTCAGGCGCACGCATGGCTCGAAAGCGAAAAGGCGGTGATTCGCCGCGGGGAGTTTTACTTCCTGACGCTCTCCACGCTGTTGGGTATGTATTTCATGATGTCGGCCGGCGATTTCCTGCTCTTCTTCATCGGGCTGGAAACCGCGTCGATTCCGATGGCTACGCTCGTGGCATTCGATAAATACAAACGTAAATCGGCCGAGGCCGGTGCCAAGTATATCCTGTCGGCGGTCTTCGCGTCGGCCCTGTCGCTTTACGGTATTTCGCTGATTTACGGGACGACCGGAAGCCTCTATTTCGACGAAGTGGCGGCGAATATTACGGGCAGCCCCCTGCAGATCATGGCTTTCGTCTTCTTCATCGTGGGGATGTGTTTCAAGATTTCGCTCGTGCCTTTCCATCTGTGGACGGCCGACGTGTACGAAGGGGCTCCGACCAGTGTGACCTCCTATCTTTCGGTCATTTCGAAGGGTTCGGCCGTGTTCGTGCTGATGGTCATTCTGATGAAGGTGTTCGGAAATATCCTGACCGAGTGGAGGGGGATGCTCTACGGTGTGATCGTACTGACGATCACGGTGGCCAACGTGTTCGCTATCCGGCAGAAGAACCTCAAGCGCTTTCTCGCTTTTTCCTCCATTTCACAGGCGGGTTATCTCATGTTGGGCGTCATCAGTGCCAATGCGCTGGGAATGACTTCGCTGGTGTACTATGTGCTGGTATATATGGTCTCCAACCTCGGCGCTTTCGGCGTGATCTCCGTCATCGAACAGAAGACGGGCAAGGTCACCATGGACGATTACGACGGCCTTTACAGGACGCATCCCTATTTGAGTGTCGTCATGACCCTGTCGCTTTTCTCTTTGGCAGGAATTCCTCCTTTCGCGGGTTTTTTCAGCAAGTTCTTCATCTTTGCTGCTGCGGCCGGCGAAGGATATTATATTCTGGTGTTGATCGCCCTGCTCAATACGATCATATCCCTCTACTACTATCTGCTGGTGGTCAAGGCCATGTTCATCAATCCGTCGGAGAGCCCGATCGCACCGTTCCGGTCGGACAACTATACGCGGGTGAGCCTCGTGGCCTGCTGTGCCGGGATTATCCTGCTGGGTATTCTGAGTGTCGTATATCAGCAGATTTCGTCTTTCAGCTTCGGTATGTGA
- the panB gene encoding 3-methyl-2-oxobutanoate hydroxymethyltransferase: MSTQGNVRAVTTYRLSEMKQRGEKISMLTAYDYSMARILDEAGIDVILVGDSAANVMAGHETTVPITLDQMIYHARSVTRAVSRALIVVDLPFGTYQGNSKEALASAIRIMKETEADAVKMEGGEEILESVQRILSAGIPIMGHLGLTPQSIHKYGTYSVRAKEKAEADKLVRDAHLLEEAGCFGIVLEKIPAELGRRVASELHIPIIGIGAGPGVDGQVLVVHDMLGITNEFSPRFLRRYADLHGIMSDAFTRYIADVKSGDFPNEKEQY, from the coding sequence ATGTCAACACAAGGCAATGTCCGGGCCGTTACGACCTATCGTCTCTCGGAGATGAAACAACGCGGCGAAAAAATATCCATGCTCACCGCCTACGACTATTCGATGGCCCGTATTCTGGACGAGGCCGGAATCGACGTGATTCTGGTGGGAGACTCCGCCGCCAACGTCATGGCAGGCCACGAGACTACGGTGCCCATCACCCTCGACCAGATGATTTACCACGCCCGTTCGGTCACCCGTGCCGTCTCCCGGGCACTGATCGTGGTCGATCTTCCTTTCGGCACCTACCAGGGCAACTCGAAAGAGGCGCTCGCCTCGGCCATCCGGATCATGAAGGAGACCGAAGCCGACGCCGTAAAAATGGAGGGGGGCGAAGAGATTCTCGAATCCGTCCAGCGTATTCTCAGCGCCGGCATTCCCATCATGGGACATTTGGGCCTCACGCCCCAGTCGATTCACAAATACGGCACCTATTCCGTACGGGCCAAAGAGAAAGCGGAAGCGGACAAGCTGGTCCGCGACGCCCACCTACTGGAAGAGGCCGGATGTTTCGGCATCGTACTGGAAAAAATACCGGCGGAACTGGGACGGCGCGTAGCATCGGAACTGCATATTCCCATTATCGGCATCGGAGCCGGTCCGGGTGTGGACGGCCAGGTACTAGTCGTCCACGACATGCTGGGCATCACCAACGAATTCTCCCCCCGTTTCCTGCGCCGTTACGCGGACCTGCACGGGATCATGTCGGATGCCTTCACCCGTTACATCGCCGATGTGAAAAGCGGCGACTTCCCCAACGAAAAAGAACAGTACTGA
- a CDS encoding RNA methyltransferase translates to MQKISNEALGRPSPEEFARMPKLPVTVVLDNIRSLNNVGSFFRTCDAFAAERIVLCGITATPPSKEIHKTALGAENTVPWSYFPTTSEAVERLRNEGYRIGAVEQVEGAVMLDKFRAEPGMKYALVFGNEVFGVAQEVADRCDFGLEIPQAGTKHSLNVSVSAGVVLWQFFSDPLLQAGLNIGK, encoded by the coding sequence ATGCAGAAGATTTCCAACGAGGCGCTGGGACGGCCCTCACCCGAAGAGTTCGCCCGCATGCCCAAACTGCCCGTCACCGTCGTACTGGACAACATCCGGAGTCTGAACAATGTAGGCTCTTTTTTCCGCACCTGCGACGCATTCGCCGCAGAGCGTATCGTACTGTGCGGCATCACGGCCACGCCCCCGTCCAAAGAAATACACAAGACGGCACTCGGAGCGGAAAACACGGTGCCATGGAGTTACTTCCCGACAACGTCCGAGGCTGTGGAGCGACTCCGGAACGAGGGTTACCGCATCGGAGCCGTGGAGCAGGTGGAAGGAGCGGTCATGCTCGACAAATTCCGGGCCGAACCAGGCATGAAGTACGCCCTTGTATTCGGCAACGAAGTGTTCGGCGTGGCGCAAGAGGTAGCCGACCGATGCGATTTCGGGCTGGAAATCCCGCAGGCCGGCACGAAACATTCGCTCAACGTCTCCGTCTCGGCCGGGGTAGTACTCTGGCAGTTTTTCTCCGACCCGCTGTTACAGGCCGGACTGAATATCGGGAAATAA